In Sebastes umbrosus isolate fSebUmb1 chromosome 7, fSebUmb1.pri, whole genome shotgun sequence, the sequence ATCTTTTTATTCCGGTGAAAATGGTAAGAAAAGAGATTCCCTTTGACTACCACCTTACTGCAGATAAAGTTACCTGATTGGACACCATATGGACCTTCCCCAGAGTATTCGGCCCCATAACAGAAACAGGGAGCATCACAGGCTTAACAACAGGTGATGGTAAGATGAGTGTTGGCCctgcatgaaaaaaagaaagattttttaaaataataccaACACTAATAAAGATAATAGTAATGGGCTTGACAGTCGGTAGGCAATgaacaacaaagaaaaacaaaacacgcCATATCCTCTGCTCCAGGTCCAACACACAATAGATGACGGAAATCCCATCAACACTGTGCTGCATGTTAGCtcagggaaggaaggaagtccAAAACCACAAACAAGAGTCAAAATGACCCATAGTGTTTCCTGAATTATTTGTCAGAGTGACCtcaaaagttgtaatattctgTGTTATTTTGCAGTGCAACCTATGTGTTAATGTGGACGAGCACAAAACTGTGCATTGCTTCATAGGAACAGAACTCATCATCACATGTTCACAAACGGGGAAGAAGCaacattgtcgattatttttcaAGCCCAAAGTCCCTCAAGGGGAAAGTGTCCCCTTCACAGTAAGTTAAgaaattcaaacaaaaatgccaaagttaACATCAAAAGCTGAAACTACAACACTCAAAGCCAGCTTGTGATACTGGAGATTAACGTTTTTTCTATTGAGATGACCCACTGTTTTCTCTTACCGGTGGAGTAGCCTCGAGAGCGAGTTGGTGTGGTCACCCCAAACTGGTTGGTGGGCAAAGATTGTCCCTTTGAGACACCAGGAGACAGTAGCAATTGTCTGGTTTGAGCATCTTTATTCGGGGATTCAGTCACAAGGATATAGCTGGCAGTGGCTCCTTGGAGGGCCGCGTTAGTGGTGTCCAGGGGTAGTTGAATTATGTAGTTTTGCTGTGCCTGTGATGTCCCTGTTAATGGGGATGTGACTACTGCCCCAGCCTTACAGCGGAGAGGACTAGCATGTGCCTCAGAGCTTTGTAAGCCACTAACTGCCTGTGCTGCCTCATCCAAGTTGGCCTTTGGTGTGCCAGGGACTCCAGAGGGCTTAGCTGGAGAGGAAAGATAGATGGTGGGTATCTTCTCTCCAGAAATGCAAGAAATTGACGGATTCAAAGCCGTGTTACTGGAAGAATTCTCATCCTGGTTATCGCTGATGATGATCTCCAAAGAAACTATATCACTGTTATCAGCTGCGGCCTTGCTTGGGGTGGTGTGGTTGACGGTCGGAGGATCGGGTGCTGCAACAACTGACgcacaagaggaggaggatgcggGTGAGGCAGGTGAGGATGAGGCAGGTGTAGCTGTAAGCGTTGCAGAGGTAGAAGCAGATGTGGGTGAGCCAGGTGCTGCTGTGGACTCTGGTGAAGGTGTGGCAGGTACAGTTATAACTGTGGCACTGCTAGAAGGAGATGTGCAAGAGGCAGATACAGATGTTACTAAGAGAGTCGACCCCGGTAGAGCATCTCTTTCACTGCTTGAAAGTGACATATGAGGTAGGTCAGCAGTCGGCGTTGGAGTGTTGTTTAGTTCAACTTgtaaaggaaacaaaaaagCAGAGGGAGCAGGTTGCACTTCAGATCCTTGTGCTTGTTTATGTTCCTGTTTTCTGTCAACATTAGATGTCAGCACAGCAAATGCAGCAGAGGGAAGAATGGTTGATTCACTGGGGTCAGCTGTGATGGAGGGGCTGTCCCTTGTGGCCATACAGTCAAAAGGAGGGGGAGGCGTATTCAACGGTTCATCAATGTCCATCGGCGTtacaaaaacacagttattttcttttctgtttgagAGCACTGCAGCAGATGAGACGCCTTGGTGATCCCCATGACTCACTAACAATTTGGCTGAACTGTTTTCAATTCTGGATGCTCTGCCGCCGGGGTTAAGAGCTGTTTTCTTTAACAAGATGGGAGCAGTAGACTTTCTGGTTTTACGCTCTTGTCCACCTCTCATCTTCACTGTTGTATCCGAAGCGTTAGCATCGGTGTGTGTAGTgcctgaaaaataaaatgaaatatttggTGATTAATCTGAAAAATTATACCTGTGTGTCTGATTTAAGGATGCCATTATGtcagcacacatacacacacacctcacatgGAAAGTTGTTTAAACTGgaaaattaattgatttttgaCACATTTTACGCGCTTCCAACTTTGAATTCAAGAAACCTGCCTTGACCTGTGTGAAGCAGACAATAATCAACGGTGACacctgtgttttcttcttctgagAGCCTACTACTGTATTAGATTGTAAGCATACCTGGATCATCACTCTGAAGGGGTCCGACTGTAGATGAAGGTCCAGCAGCGTCGCTCTCTTCTGGACTACTGCTAATATCTCCATCCGCTGGTTCACCATCAGTTAATCTGGTTTTATCTGCAAATACACATTATAAAAAGTCTGTTTTACAATGGCTTTCCATTGTGCTTTATTACACAATCAAAAAGAAGTGATTCAGTACTAAGTACTCTAAGTAAGTACTCTgcacaacaaacaaaataaaagcaaagtaGGTCATAGTTACTGTAATCGAAGAGCTCAAAGAGGGCGTGAAAAGCTGGGTCGGACTCAGTCTGCTCCAAAATGTCATGGATGGCATCGTCACTCATGTGGATTTCCCCCTGTATCAGAGGACATATGTCAGGAAATAATGTAATGACACAAAGGAAAATAAGCACAGCTTGATGGAGTGATCACTAGAAATGTTTATGAGGAACATTTTTgaggagaaataaaaagaaattataCCATTATGATATTAGTATTTATAGTTTTTCAGCACCTGTAATCCCAGGATTTCATCTATAGACTGGTCTGCCTCCACTGTACTTGAAGGGGCCTTAGGTGCTTGGGGCATTGGTTCACTGATATTTGAGATGAAACAGAGCAGAAATTAGTACAGCCATGTTATAAAATGCTCGCAGTCATGTCACAACTTTGATTGTCACTAACAAAATCATCTATCACAACAACTTAATACATACGCAGTGAGGCAATGCAGAGTTCTAACTCAACACTTACTTGGCGAGgattttgttgatgttttcagCTAGCTTCTCTTGTAGCGATCTGTCCCCCAATATCTTGTCACGTGCATTTTGTATCACAAGCTGCTGTGGAGATTAGCATGTGTTGTGAAGTCACAAAATATATGAAACATGAATCTAAAAAAGAAGAATTCATTCAAGAGAGAGCATGCTATTTCTGATTCCATGATGTTCTACTATCACTTAATTGGTCAAGAGCTCAAAaactaaaacacatttatttcagGTGTCCTAAAAAGGTGACAATCTGCTGGTAATTTAGCACTAATTTGCTGCACAAGATGGACCAAGATCATTGCATGAGTGAAAACGCTTCTTGTTTGTTCAAAATGTCTCGGTCTTATGGAAACCTAACACCCTACATACAGATCTACTTACGGGAAAGTTCTCATCTACGCCTTCTTCAGGTTGGGGTTCTGCATTGGGGGTATTGACAGTCATTGCACATCTGCCAGGGATACTGGACCCAATCTGAGCACCACCTCTCTTCCTGGGGGTGTCCCTGAGGGCAGCAGAAAAGATTATAGAGATGGCTGCCAAGTGCTAACATGCACGAGGCACAGACAAAACACGCAATCTCATACAACAACCGCATTGTTGATGCACCTTTGACCAAtttttgaaacttgaaaacACCACAAACTAAGGCCTCAACCTGACGAGCCAATCAACATTTCTCACAGTGGACATTTTGACTGTCATAACAGGAAaatcacaggtgtaactaataacatttaTGATGACTCCTGTCCATTTAGGTGAACCAGGTCCGTAGTCCTTTTATTCGCATTTCTGGCTCACCTGAATTGAACAGAGCTATCATTAAATGTTATAAAcaacacctgtgctttccctgcaatcacatgtcaaaatgtcggCTGTGATTGAGGTCTAAACCAAAGCCCTGTATCTGGCACACCTAAACAGAATCAAACCACAGCCacacttgtcatagtaggaaaagcacaggtgtgacTCATAACATCAACGATGGCTTCGTGCCAGTCATGTGTCCCAGTAAGTAATGACAGTGtcacagtgagccagcatgcacaacaaaaataccctgaaactgaagcagctaaatggaatttgGCAgccattcatttaattatttacaccTTTGCTTTATTGTcatatgtcaaaatgtcttccatgAAAAAGGCACAGGTCTAGAAGGACAACAGAGTCCGTCTTCAACGCTCTCTCGTTAATGGGTTGTTAACATTAACTGCAATGCAGCAATAAATCatccttaaaataaataaaataaataaatatccttACCATTTCCGTCGTGCAGGAGACATTGGGCCTGGATTTAGCCGAGGTTCTGAAACAATTATCTGTATAGGTGAACCCCCTGTAAAGGACATATTATGTCACATGTCATATAAAGGCAACGGCCTGCAAGCATGCCAAAATGCAAAGAGCTAATTGAGCTTTGCTAAATCTTTCAAGAGCCCTACACAAAATGAAGAAACCTATTGGGCTTCAACAAGCCGTCATCGAAAATAAAGGAATAATTTTGTTCAAAGAAAATAGCTCTAACATGTTTGTTTCAACTTATCTACTGTATTAAATCAGCGCAGAGAAATGACCACCTTGGCTGagaatgtaaaataaaagtgaatatttgtttttagattttttaaattcaattcaataagacgtgtgaaaacaaaacacctcAACCTTCTAAATTGTCACTTCCTCAAGTACCctgtacataaaaaataaaatatagagaGTACtgaatgttttgtgatacttacTGGGTGTATTTAGTAATCGGCTGACATCATGAATCTGCTGCTGGGTGCCGCTGCCGGTAGCTGGGCGAGCGTGCGTGGCAGTGTAGCTCACGGGAGTGGAGTGGCCGAGCATGTTGTGGGAGATGTGTGATGGGCTGATGAGCGAGCTCGTTTCAGAAACTGATGAGCAGACGACGCCACCAGCTGAAGCCACGGCCAAGACCCGCTGTCTAGCCATGTTTGCCATTCCAATGCGTGAACGTGCTGCAATGAACAGAGGCCAGTAAATAAAAGGCCTACGTACAAACCCTGAGCAAACACAGAAGCCAGACAACCTAATTCATACAGTATTTATCTTAAATCATAGTTTGACTACCGTGTTAAGAGTGGGTGATGCTGATAATTTGCACACTCAATGTATTAACCACAGTGTTTTCCACATTTTGCGAATTTAGTCGTGTTGGTTTGATTTACCGTTTATAAACCACCGTAATCACAATAAGCACCTGATTAGGGAAGCCATTTTCAGGCAGTCAGATTTTCCCAATATGTACAGCTGCATATGCTGTAAATGCATCATCCTAAAATAATCTACAATTACACTTTCAACTGCATTCCCCACATACATTTGAAAGGTAGAAatccattcattatctgtaaccgcttatcctattcagggttgcagggagggctggagccgatcccagctgacattgggcgaaggcaaggtacaccctggacaggttgccagactatcacagggctgactcATAGAGACGCTCACATttacacctacgggcaatttagagtcaacaattaacctaacctgcatgtctttggagcgtgggaggaagccagagaacatgcaaactctacaTAAGGGCCCCAAACcaggtttgaacctgcaaccctctttaAGTGAGGCGGCAGTGCTAACCACAGAAATCTTGAAGGCTCAAAGTACTTGGGTGGGTGTTGATAAAAAATGATGGGAAACACTGCTATATAATCTGTATACATATGGTATAATATGGCAGTAACATACCTTTTGTCTGCAAGGATTTTagtgaacaataaaatataacatcaaATTGAAAAAAACTAATACAACTTACTTCTTTGATATGCTGATATAGCGGGGGAATTCTGCAATGACCTAAGTAAAACATATAGAAGAATAACAGAACAATATCAGTGATGAAGATCCAACTTAATGTCAGCTTTGAATA encodes:
- the npat gene encoding protein NPAT isoform X3, giving the protein MLLPSDVARLVLGYLQQEGLSSTTIAFIHECPNLKEYAEHTTEDGTIPACVFSIFGKGLTTILNEYVAAKTKESCHEVPAMMTSLWKKLDFTLNQIKSLQNSPAISAYQRTRSRIGMANMARQRVLAVASAGGVVCSSVSETSSLISPSHISHNMLGHSTPVSYTATHARPATGSGTQQQIHDVSRLLNTPRGSPIQIIVSEPRLNPGPMSPARRKWDTPRKRGGAQIGSSIPGRCAMTVNTPNAEPQPEEGVDENFPQLVIQNARDKILGDRSLQEKLAENINKILANEPMPQAPKAPSSTVEADQSIDEILGLQGEIHMSDDAIHDILEQTESDPAFHALFELFDYNKTRLTDGEPADGDISSSPEESDAAGPSSTVGPLQSDDPGTTHTDANASDTTVKMRGGQERKTRKSTAPILLKKTALNPGGRASRIENSSAKLLVSHGDHQGVSSAAVLSNRKENNCVFVTPMDIDEPLNTPPPPFDCMATRDSPSITADPSESTILPSAAFAVLTSNVDRKQEHKQAQGSEVQPAPSAFLFPLQVELNNTPTPTADLPHMSLSSSERDALPGSTLLVTSVSASCTSPSSSATVITVPATPSPESTAAPGSPTSASTSATLTATPASSSPASPASSSSCASVVAAPDPPTVNHTTPSKAAADNSDIVSLEIIISDNQDENSSSNTALNPSISCISGEKIPTIYLSSPAKPSGVPGTPKANLDEAAQAVSGLQSSEAHASPLRCKAGAVVTSPLTGTSQAQQNYIIQLPLDTTNAALQGATASYILVTESPNKDAQTRQLLLSPGVSKGQSLPTNQFGVTTPTRSRGYSTGPTLILPSPVVKPVMLPVSVMGPNTLGKVHMVSNQLVAISNPVPVQQAEPKSPTMATKRSPAGTEQHLVGKLVQPGNTGQQDTAMGPRHKRILCFDRNAEVQPQTAKTTRTTKPPAPNTSQTVQQTEKDDTQSVIRKTPTILGANKPKRRIETVRCSADPQTGGGFMKEAEKSTPPQQHQKNLLKKSSHKQDHSTNNQESHRASTSRVDASQPETLKKSESGRRSKSIDRKHNHDKDGDGDGAKAKDFRTSRSLSSESALKSGSRKEKEESSRKEPAEKAPGKSREGRTEKRTPTQEMPNVTANKENEMKGSLQESTPSSSALRDFSPPAATQPASTPQSKATKAPSKTSSLAKQAAEMLQDIQGLNSPPTPVKRPGAGSSDHSLPRTPGTGRNQEESVDRPRTPSRHKKGKDGEGTPKRLIPPNTPDVPGCSPASEAGSENSINMAAHTLMILSRAAIARTGTPLKDSLRQEEVGEHSATSSKNSKKRKQSSPTASPRAKKEAKQSPSKKTDRERKKLVECFPSDLDVDKFLSSLHYDE
- the npat gene encoding protein NPAT isoform X2 gives rise to the protein MLLPSDVARLVLGYLQQEGLSSTTIAFIHECPNLKEYAEHTTEDGTIPACVFVSSIFGKGLTTILNEYVAAKTKESCHEVPAMMTSLWKKLDFTLNQIKSLQNSPAISAYQRTRSRIGMANMARQRVLAVASAGGVVCSSVSETSSLISPSHISHNMLGHSTPVSYTATHARPATGSGTQQQIHDVSRLLNTPRGSPIQIIVSEPRLNPGPMSPARRKWDTPRKRGGAQIGSSIPGRCAMTVNTPNAEPQPEEGVDENFPLVIQNARDKILGDRSLQEKLAENINKILANEPMPQAPKAPSSTVEADQSIDEILGLQGEIHMSDDAIHDILEQTESDPAFHALFELFDYNKTRLTDGEPADGDISSSPEESDAAGPSSTVGPLQSDDPGTTHTDANASDTTVKMRGGQERKTRKSTAPILLKKTALNPGGRASRIENSSAKLLVSHGDHQGVSSAAVLSNRKENNCVFVTPMDIDEPLNTPPPPFDCMATRDSPSITADPSESTILPSAAFAVLTSNVDRKQEHKQAQGSEVQPAPSAFLFPLQVELNNTPTPTADLPHMSLSSSERDALPGSTLLVTSVSASCTSPSSSATVITVPATPSPESTAAPGSPTSASTSATLTATPASSSPASPASSSSCASVVAAPDPPTVNHTTPSKAAADNSDIVSLEIIISDNQDENSSSNTALNPSISCISGEKIPTIYLSSPAKPSGVPGTPKANLDEAAQAVSGLQSSEAHASPLRCKAGAVVTSPLTGTSQAQQNYIIQLPLDTTNAALQGATASYILVTESPNKDAQTRQLLLSPGVSKGQSLPTNQFGVTTPTRSRGYSTGPTLILPSPVVKPVMLPVSVMGPNTLGKVHMVSNQLVAISNPVPVQQAEPKSPTMATKRSPAGTEQHLVGKLVQPGNTGQQDTAMGPRHKRILCFDRNAEVQPQTAKTTRTTKPPAPNTSQTVQQTEKDDTQSVIRKTPTILGANKPKRRIETVRCSADPQTGGGFMKEAEKSTPPQQHQKNLLKKSSHKQDHSTNNQESHRASTSRVDASQPETLKKSESGRRSKSIDRKHNHDKDGDGDGAKAKDFRTSRSLSSESALKSGSRKEKEESSRKEPAEKAPGKSREGRTEKRTPTQEMPNVTANKENEMKGSLQESTPSSSALRDFSPPAATQPASTPQSKATKAPSKTSSLAKQAAEMLQDIQGLNSPPTPVKRPGAGSSDHSLPRTPGTGRNQEESVDRPRTPSRHKKGKDGEGTPKRLIPPNTPDVPGCSPASEAGSENSINMAAHTLMILSRAAIARTGTPLKDSLRQEEVGEHSATSSKNSKKRKQSSPTASPRAKKEAKQSPSKKTDRERKKLVECFPSDLDVDKFLSSLHYDE
- the npat gene encoding protein NPAT isoform X1 — encoded protein: MLLPSDVARLVLGYLQQEGLSSTTIAFIHECPNLKEYAEHTTEDGTIPACVFVSSIFGKGLTTILNEYVAAKTKESCHEVPAMMTSLWKKLDFTLNQIKSLQNSPAISAYQRTRSRIGMANMARQRVLAVASAGGVVCSSVSETSSLISPSHISHNMLGHSTPVSYTATHARPATGSGTQQQIHDVSRLLNTPRGSPIQIIVSEPRLNPGPMSPARRKWDTPRKRGGAQIGSSIPGRCAMTVNTPNAEPQPEEGVDENFPQLVIQNARDKILGDRSLQEKLAENINKILANEPMPQAPKAPSSTVEADQSIDEILGLQGEIHMSDDAIHDILEQTESDPAFHALFELFDYNKTRLTDGEPADGDISSSPEESDAAGPSSTVGPLQSDDPGTTHTDANASDTTVKMRGGQERKTRKSTAPILLKKTALNPGGRASRIENSSAKLLVSHGDHQGVSSAAVLSNRKENNCVFVTPMDIDEPLNTPPPPFDCMATRDSPSITADPSESTILPSAAFAVLTSNVDRKQEHKQAQGSEVQPAPSAFLFPLQVELNNTPTPTADLPHMSLSSSERDALPGSTLLVTSVSASCTSPSSSATVITVPATPSPESTAAPGSPTSASTSATLTATPASSSPASPASSSSCASVVAAPDPPTVNHTTPSKAAADNSDIVSLEIIISDNQDENSSSNTALNPSISCISGEKIPTIYLSSPAKPSGVPGTPKANLDEAAQAVSGLQSSEAHASPLRCKAGAVVTSPLTGTSQAQQNYIIQLPLDTTNAALQGATASYILVTESPNKDAQTRQLLLSPGVSKGQSLPTNQFGVTTPTRSRGYSTGPTLILPSPVVKPVMLPVSVMGPNTLGKVHMVSNQLVAISNPVPVQQAEPKSPTMATKRSPAGTEQHLVGKLVQPGNTGQQDTAMGPRHKRILCFDRNAEVQPQTAKTTRTTKPPAPNTSQTVQQTEKDDTQSVIRKTPTILGANKPKRRIETVRCSADPQTGGGFMKEAEKSTPPQQHQKNLLKKSSHKQDHSTNNQESHRASTSRVDASQPETLKKSESGRRSKSIDRKHNHDKDGDGDGAKAKDFRTSRSLSSESALKSGSRKEKEESSRKEPAEKAPGKSREGRTEKRTPTQEMPNVTANKENEMKGSLQESTPSSSALRDFSPPAATQPASTPQSKATKAPSKTSSLAKQAAEMLQDIQGLNSPPTPVKRPGAGSSDHSLPRTPGTGRNQEESVDRPRTPSRHKKGKDGEGTPKRLIPPNTPDVPGCSPASEAGSENSINMAAHTLMILSRAAIARTGTPLKDSLRQEEVGEHSATSSKNSKKRKQSSPTASPRAKKEAKQSPSKKTDRERKKLVECFPSDLDVDKFLSSLHYDE